The Borrelia sp. HM sequence AAAGGCGGATCAAGATAAATAACATCATAAAAAAGATTACTATTTTTAAGAAAAAATTCAGCCTTACTGAAAAAAAATTTGTAAGGTTCACTTACAAACTCAAAATTTTTCATTAAAGTATTCTTAGAAAACCTATTATAATCAACAAGATGAACAAGACTAGCTCCCCTACTTAGAGCCTCAAGAGACATAATCCCTGTACCTGCAAATACATCAAGAAAATTGGATCCTAAAATTTGATTAAAAAGAATAGAAAAAAATGCTTCCCTAACAACAGCCATCACAGGACGTACACTACCTGTTTTAGGAAAATTAATTTTTTGTCCCTTATATTTACCTGCACTTATATGCATAAGAGCAAATTCTAAACTATTTTAAAAAAATGTTAAATGTTTACAATCCAAATTCTGATATAATTTTATTTAGGAGAAACAAAGTATGAAAGGTATTAT is a genomic window containing:
- the rsmD gene encoding 16S rRNA (guanine(966)-N(2))-methyltransferase RsmD, with the translated sequence MHISAGKYKGQKINFPKTGSVRPVMAVVREAFFSILFNQILGSNFLDVFAGTGIMSLEALSRGASLVHLVDYNRFSKNTLMKNFEFVSEPYKFFFSKAEFFLKNSNLFYDVIYLDPPFKYGFKEDLLKIISRNKSLNTDVKIIIHYPSRESLDDNILRLSRHDFRKYGGSRLDFFKVNSCI